A window of the Salvelinus fontinalis isolate EN_2023a chromosome 14, ASM2944872v1, whole genome shotgun sequence genome harbors these coding sequences:
- the LOC129810851 gene encoding ras-related protein Rab-11B-like encodes MGTRDDEYDYLFKVVLIGDSGVGKSNLLSRFTRNEFNLESKSTIGVEFATRSIQVDGKMIKAQIWDTAGQERYRAITSAYYRGAVGALLVYDIAKHLTYENVERWLKELRDHADNNIVIMLVGNKSDLRHLRAVPTDEARAFAEKNTLSFIETSALDSTNVEEAFKNILTEIHRIVSQKQIADRSAHDESPGNNVVDISVPPTTDGQKNKLPCCQSL; translated from the exons tgGTGCTGATCGGCGACTCTGGTGTGGGGAAGAGTAACCTGCTGTCCCGTTTCACAAGGAATGAGTTCAACCTGGAGAGCAAAAGCACCATCGGTGTGGAATTCGCCACCCGCAGCATCCAGGTGGACGGCAAGATGATAAAGGCCCAGATCTGGGATACAGCTGGACAGGAGCGCTACAGAGCCATCACCTCAGC GTACTACCGGGGGGCAGTGGGGGCTCTCCTAGTGTACGACATTGCCAAGCATCTAACCTATGAAAACGTGGAGCGCTGGCTGAAGGAGCTGAGGGATCATGCTGATAACAACATCGTCATCATGCTGGTGGGCAACAAGAGTGACCTGCGCCACCTCAGGGCAGTGCCCACAGACGAGGCTCGCGCCTTCGCAG aaAAGAATACGCTATCATTTATTGAGACCTCAGCTTTGGACTCCACTAATGTAGAAGAGGCATTCAAGAACATCCTCACAG AAATCCACCGAATCGTATCACAGAAGCAGATAGCTGACAGATCAGCACATGACGAGTCTCCAGGCAACAATGTAGTGGACATCAGTGTCCCCCCCACCACCGATGGGCAGAAAAACAAACTACCGTGCTGCCAAAGCCTGTGA